The following are encoded in a window of Cucurbita pepo subsp. pepo cultivar mu-cu-16 chromosome LG12, ASM280686v2, whole genome shotgun sequence genomic DNA:
- the LOC111806609 gene encoding pollen-specific leucine-rich repeat extensin-like protein 3 has product MTCVLRNHVNHGGILLLLLLLSLPLLSVAVSDAEASFIVRRQLKALEDYENLPDDYTYELDIPDTFPNERLKKAYIALQAWKLAIYSDPLNMTANWVGADVCSYVGVFCTTALDDSTIEVVAGIDLNHGDIAGHLVPELALITDLALFHINSNRFCGIVPRSFYKLTLMFEFDISTNRFVGRFPEVVLEWSVVKYLDLRFNNFEGEIPPALFTKEFDAIFLNNNRFNSFIPHTIGNSTVSVVSFAYNEFHGCIPNTIGNMPNLNQALFLGNNLSGCFPYEMGKLVNMTHIDVSDNLFVGELPKSLSGLHSLEVLDVSKNELRGSVFGGVCELPKLIYFNCSSNYFSEEDAACVGSKESKNSFDDVGNCLGNRPEQRDAAKCSSVLDKPMECGGCADDPFVQSPSPPPPTSHTRTPSVPSSPPPVHSPPPPDHSPPPPDQSPPPPVYSPPPPVYSPPPPVYSPPPPVYSPPPPEQSPPPPVYSPPPPEQSPPPPVYSPPPPEQSPPPPVYSPPPPVYSPPPPVYSPPPPVYSPPPPVYSPPPPVYSPPPPVYSPPPPEQSPPPPVYSPPPPEQSPPPPVYSPPPPEQSPPPPVYSPPPPEQSPPPPVYSPPPPEQSPPPPVYSPPPPEQSPPPPVYSPPPPEQSPPPPVYSPPPPEQSPPPPVYSPPPPEQSPPPPVYSPPPPEQSPPPPVYSPPPPEQSPPPPVYSPPPPEQSPPPPVYSPPPPEHSPPPPVYSPPPPEHSPPPPVYSPPPPEQSPPPPVQSPPPPEQSPPPPVQSPPPPEQSPPPPEQSPPPPEQSPPPAIETPPPAPDSSPPPAFEDLILPPNIGFQYSSPPPPQFPGY; this is encoded by the exons ATGACTTGTGTTCTTAGAAACCATGTTAACCATGGCGgcattctcctcctcctcctcctcctctctctgCCACTTCTCTCCGTCGCCGTCTCCGACGCCGAAGCTTCATTCATCGTTCGCCGCCAACTTAAAGCTTTAGAAGATTACGAAAACCTCCCAGATGACTACACATACGAACTCGACATTCCCGACACTTTCCCTAATGAGAGGTTGAAAAAGGCCTACATCGCCCTTCAAGCTTGGAAATTAGCCATTTACTCCGACCCTCTTAACATGACCGCCAATTGGGTTGGTGCCGATGTCTGCTCTTACGTCGGCGTCTTCTGTACCACGGCGCTTGATGACTCAACCATTGAAGTTGTCGCCGGCATTGATTTGAACCATGGCGATATTGCCGGCCATTTGGTGCCGGAATTAGCCCTCATCACCGATTTGGCTCTCTTCCATATTAACTCCAATAGATTCTGTGGGATCGTTCCTCGTAGCTTCTACAAGCTCACTCTcatgtttgaatttgatatcaGCACCAACCGCTTCGTCGGCCGTTTCCCTGAGGTTGTTCTTGAATGGTCCGTCGTTAAGTACCTCGATCTCAGGTTCAATAACTTCGAAGGAGAAATCCCACCTGCTCTGTTCACTAAGGAATTCGATGCCATTTTCTTAAACAATAACAGATTCAATTCCTTCATCCCACATACCATCGGAAACTCCACCGTCTCTGTCGTGTCCTTCGCCTACAACGAGTTCCATGGCTGCATTCCTAACACCATCGGCAATATGCCCAACCTCAACCAGGCCCTGTTCCTCGGCAACAACCTCAGCGGGTGTTTCCCTTACGAGATGGGGAAGCTTGTGAATATGACACATATTGATGTTAGTGACAATTTGTTTGTCGGCGAGCTGCCTAAATCGTTGTCGGGGCTGCATAGCTTGGAGGTTTTGGATGTTAGTAAGAATGAATTGAGGGGCTCTGTTTTTGGGGGTGTTTGTGAGTTGCCTAAATTGATTTACTTTAATTGTTCGAGTAATTATTTTAGTGAGGAAGATGCGGCGTGTGTTGGGTCTAAAGAATCTAAGAATTCTTTTGATGATGTTGGGAATTGTTTGGGGAATCGACCGGAGCAGAGAGATGCGGCCAAGTGTAGCTCTGTTTTGGATAAACCCATGGAGTGTGGTGGCTGTGCTGATGATCCATTTGTTCAGTCTCCATCGCC TCCACCGCCAACATCTCACACACGAACGCCCTCTGTTCCATCCTCACCGCCACCAGTCCACTCTCCGCCACCGCCCGACCACTCTCCGCCACCGCCCGACCAGTCTCCGCCACCCCCCGTCTACTCTCCGCCTCCCCCCGTCTACTCTCCGCCTCCCCCCGTCTACTCTCCGCCACCCCCCGTCTACTCTCCGCCGCCACCAGAACAATCTCCGCCCCCACCGGTATACTCTCCACCCCCACCAGAACAATCTCCGCCCCCACCGGTATACTCTCCACCCCCACCAGAACAATCTCCGCCCCCACCCGTATACTCTCCGCCCCCACCCGTTTACTCTCCACCCCCACCCGTTTACTCTCCACCCCCACCCGTATACTCTCCACCCCCACCCGTTTACTCTCCACCCCCACCCGTTTACTCTCCACCCCCACCCGTTTACTCTCCACCGCCACCAGAACAATCTCCACCCCCACCCGTTTACTCTCCACCGCCACCAGAACAATCTCCACCCCCACCCGTTTACTCTCCACCGCCACCAGAACAATCTCCACCCCCACCCGTTTACTCTCCACCGCCACCAGAACAATCTCCACCCCCACCCGTTTACTCTCCACCGCCACCAGAACAATCTCCACCCCCACCCGTTTACTCTCCACCGCCACCAGAACAATCTCCACCCCCACCCGTTTACTCTCCACCGCCACCAGAACAATCTCCACCCCCACCCGTTTACTCTCCACCGCCACCAGAACAATCTCCACCCCCACCCGTTTACTCTCCACCGCCACCAGAACAATCTCCACCCCCACCCGTTTACTCTCCACCGCCACCAGAACAATCTCCACCCCCACCCGTTTACTCTCCACCGCCACCAGAACAATCTCCACCCCCACCCGTTTACTCTCCACCGCCACCAGAACAATCTCCACCCCCACCCGTTTACTCTCCACCGCCACCAGAACACTCTCCACCCCCACCCGTTTACTCTCCACCCCCACCAGAACACTCTCCACCCCCACCCGTGTACTCTCCTCCCCCACCAGAACAATCTCCGCCCCCACCCGTTCAATCTCCGCCTCCACCAGAACAATCTCCGCCCCCACCCGTTCAATCCCCGCCTCCACCAGAACAATCTCCGCCCCCACCAGAGCAATCTCCGCCGCCACCAGAACAATCTCCACCTCCTGCGATCGAAACTCCTCCTCCTGCTCCCGATTCTTCTCCACCGCCAGCGTTCGAGGACTTAATTCTCCCACCAAATATCGGCTTCCAGTATTCATCGCCGCCTCCACCACAGTTTCCTGGCTACTAA